The following are encoded together in the Methylobacterium radiotolerans JCM 2831 genome:
- a CDS encoding MFS transporter, with amino-acid sequence MSEAVSPAVNAGGRLDRLPIGPFHRRIMWLIGIGMFFDGFDIYIAATVLGATLKSGFSTLPQNAWFVSATFVGMMAGSFLTGFFGDRYGRRFTYQANLLVFGLAALGAAFAPNMTVLIVLRFIMGVGLGAENVVGYSTMTEFVPARSRGRFLGLMAVFVVTGLPAASLIGYLIIPAFGWRAMFALGGLGALAVWYARKSLPESPRWLEAVGRHAEAEALMRAIEAEAARGAPLPPAAATAPVTQLGLAALFRPPLLSRLLLGCLCLVVINTLLYGFVTWLPTFFIRQGLSVATSFGYALLMGLGAPVGSAIGALTADRWGRKPTIVGASATAILFGILYPMTLDPVLLPLVGFGLTVPIYVLVALLFGIYIPELFPTEVRLRASGLCNTVGRGATIVTPFLVVTLFEAYGIAGVTGLMIGLLALQIVAVAAFGVEPRSQSLESLEAGVAPAEGGPADRARDAVPRPIL; translated from the coding sequence ATGTCCGAAGCCGTGAGCCCGGCGGTCAACGCCGGAGGCCGCCTCGACCGCCTGCCGATCGGGCCGTTCCACCGCCGCATCATGTGGCTGATCGGGATCGGCATGTTCTTCGACGGGTTCGACATCTACATCGCCGCCACCGTGCTCGGCGCGACCCTGAAGAGCGGCTTCTCGACCCTGCCGCAGAACGCGTGGTTCGTCTCGGCCACCTTCGTGGGGATGATGGCGGGCTCGTTCCTGACGGGCTTCTTCGGCGACCGCTACGGGCGGCGCTTCACCTACCAGGCCAACCTGCTGGTCTTCGGGCTGGCCGCGCTCGGGGCGGCCTTCGCGCCCAACATGACGGTGCTGATCGTGCTCCGCTTCATCATGGGCGTCGGGCTCGGGGCCGAGAACGTCGTGGGCTACTCGACCATGACCGAGTTCGTGCCGGCGCGCTCGCGCGGGCGCTTCCTCGGCCTCATGGCGGTGTTCGTCGTCACGGGCCTGCCGGCCGCCTCCCTGATCGGCTACCTGATCATCCCAGCCTTCGGATGGCGGGCGATGTTCGCGCTGGGCGGTCTCGGGGCGCTCGCCGTCTGGTACGCCCGCAAGAGCCTGCCGGAATCGCCGCGCTGGCTCGAGGCCGTGGGGCGCCACGCCGAGGCCGAGGCGCTGATGCGCGCGATCGAGGCCGAGGCCGCCCGCGGCGCGCCCCTGCCGCCCGCCGCCGCGACGGCGCCGGTCACGCAGCTCGGGCTCGCCGCCCTGTTCCGGCCGCCGCTGCTGTCGCGGCTGCTGCTGGGCTGCCTGTGCCTCGTGGTGATCAACACCCTGCTGTACGGCTTCGTGACCTGGCTGCCGACCTTCTTCATCCGGCAGGGACTCTCGGTGGCGACCTCCTTCGGCTACGCGCTGCTGATGGGGCTCGGCGCGCCGGTGGGCAGCGCCATCGGCGCCCTGACCGCCGACCGCTGGGGTCGCAAGCCGACGATCGTCGGCGCCTCGGCGACGGCCATCCTGTTCGGGATCCTCTACCCGATGACCCTGGACCCGGTGCTGCTGCCGCTGGTCGGGTTCGGGCTGACGGTGCCGATCTACGTGCTGGTGGCCCTGCTGTTCGGGATCTACATCCCCGAGCTGTTCCCGACCGAGGTGCGCCTGCGGGCCTCGGGCCTGTGCAACACGGTCGGGCGCGGGGCGACCATCGTGACGCCCTTCCTGGTCGTGACCCTGTTCGAGGCCTACGGCATCGCGGGCGTGACCGGCCTGATGATCGGGCTGCTCGCCCTGCAGATCGTGGCGGTCGCGGCGTTCGGCGTCGAGCCGCGCAGCCAGAGCCTGGAGAGCCTGGAGGCGGGCGTCGCGCCGGCCGAGGGCGGCCCGGCCGACCGGGCGCGGGACGCGGTCCCGCGGCCGATCCTCTGA
- a CDS encoding lipocalin-like domain-containing protein, with protein sequence MATIALVGAAVLASGALGVSAGRALDGDAVVGTWRLVTATRRIVDTDETIDAYGGPKPTGWIHYGRDGRMMVVCAYEGRERPIANDKMSDADRVKLHKTFFAYAGTYRFEGDRIIHDIDTSWNEAWTGTSQVRHVAQENGRLILRTVPFKFNLDGRMSIITLIWEKYP encoded by the coding sequence GTGGCGACGATCGCCCTCGTGGGCGCCGCCGTCCTGGCCTCGGGCGCGCTCGGCGTCTCGGCCGGACGGGCGCTGGACGGGGACGCGGTCGTCGGGACCTGGCGCCTCGTCACGGCGACGCGCCGGATCGTGGACACGGACGAGACCATCGACGCCTACGGCGGCCCGAAGCCGACCGGATGGATCCATTACGGCCGCGACGGGCGCATGATGGTGGTCTGCGCCTACGAAGGCCGGGAGAGGCCGATCGCCAACGACAAGATGTCCGACGCGGACCGGGTCAAGCTCCACAAGACCTTCTTCGCCTATGCCGGGACCTACCGGTTCGAGGGCGACCGGATCATCCACGACATCGACACGTCGTGGAACGAGGCCTGGACCGGGACCTCCCAGGTCCGGCACGTCGCGCAGGAGAACGGGCGGCTCATCCTCCGGACGGTGCCGTTCAAGTTCAACCTCGACGGCAGGATGAGCATCATCACTCTCATTTGGGAGAAATACCCTTAG
- a CDS encoding YybH family protein — protein MLRPHVLHATVLAVALMTPSLCRSDTVQADAQSAASRWDAAYNGGDMDTLAKLYAPDAIVVTKGAPQTSDGIQKFFAGLKAKGWDEHKTTVNSALPKDNLLIVSGRWEMTGPGDGGARKKFEGNWVNVLEKRDGAWRTVLHTWN, from the coding sequence ATGCTGCGCCCTCACGTCCTGCACGCGACCGTGCTCGCCGTGGCCCTGATGACGCCGAGCCTGTGCCGGTCGGATACCGTGCAGGCCGACGCGCAGAGCGCCGCGAGCCGGTGGGACGCGGCGTATAACGGCGGCGACATGGACACGCTGGCCAAGCTCTACGCGCCCGACGCGATCGTCGTCACGAAGGGCGCCCCGCAGACCAGCGACGGCATTCAGAAGTTCTTCGCCGGGCTGAAGGCGAAGGGGTGGGACGAGCACAAGACGACGGTGAATTCGGCGCTGCCCAAGGACAACCTGCTCATCGTCTCCGGACGCTGGGAGATGACCGGCCCCGGCGACGGGGGCGCGCGGAAGAAGTTCGAGGGCAACTGGGTGAACGTGCTGGAGAAGCGCGACGGCGCCTGGCGCACGGTCCTGCACACCTGGAACTGA
- a CDS encoding prolyl oligopeptidase family serine peptidase: MSAATDPHPDPRPTLARPDDDPYLWLEAVDGPDALAWVEARNAETLARYGDAVFLRDRDIARDLLDRPGRIPFVQRFGAWLYNFWTDGAHPRGLWRRVDEAGYRAAVPDWEILLDLDSLAATEGEDWVWAGAAILKGDLDRALVRLSRGGKDAAVIREFDLDTRTFMADGFVLPEGKGGATWLDRDTVLLSSALGPGMATRSGYARTVRLWPRGTDPRDAPVLFETAETSMDVWGASDRQTGTERITVVERLGFFDAAIHIGDRTGVHVRLDLPTHAGVQLHRNHLSVRPRRPWTVDGVAHDTDTVLAIALPDLLAGRRAFTVLWRPDERRALQGVFWSAGRLIVDVLEDLRPTYRVFEPGPGGWTERAVAGLPALGSVHLWPLDGDPERADGALLALAHDPVTPPALLAFPPALDAPAVLRQAPPAFEARGIRVTRHEARSADGTRVPYVQVGPEAETGVAPVYLTAYGGFGLSRLPDYQPVLGKLWLERGGTCVTANIRGGGEFGTRWHDAGRREGKARAHDDFAAVAADLVARGVTRPRRIAAEGGSNGGLLIANMLTRYPERFGALACTIPLIDMRRYTKLLAGASWIGEYGDPDDPQDWAFLSGISAYHAAEAGRPYPPILLATSRGDDRVHPGHARKMAQKLRVLGCDVAFYEPATGGHGAGKDSEQTAAFRALGLTFLRRAIGWEDPVA; this comes from the coding sequence ATGTCCGCGGCAACCGACCCCCACCCCGATCCCAGGCCGACGCTCGCCCGACCCGACGACGATCCCTACCTCTGGCTGGAGGCGGTCGACGGGCCCGACGCGCTGGCCTGGGTCGAGGCGCGCAACGCGGAGACGCTCGCCCGCTACGGCGATGCCGTCTTCCTCCGCGACCGCGACATCGCCCGCGACCTCCTCGACCGGCCGGGCCGGATCCCGTTCGTCCAGCGCTTCGGCGCCTGGCTCTACAATTTCTGGACGGACGGCGCGCATCCGCGCGGCCTGTGGCGGCGCGTCGACGAGGCCGGCTACCGCGCCGCGGTCCCGGACTGGGAGATCCTGCTCGACCTCGACAGCCTCGCGGCGACCGAGGGCGAGGACTGGGTCTGGGCCGGGGCGGCGATCCTCAAGGGCGATCTCGACCGCGCCCTGGTGCGCCTCAGCCGCGGCGGCAAGGACGCGGCCGTGATCCGCGAGTTCGATCTCGACACCCGCACCTTCATGGCCGACGGCTTCGTCCTGCCCGAGGGCAAGGGCGGCGCCACGTGGCTCGATCGCGACACCGTGCTCCTGTCGAGCGCCCTCGGGCCGGGCATGGCCACGCGGTCCGGATACGCGCGCACCGTCCGGCTCTGGCCGCGCGGCACGGATCCGCGCGACGCGCCGGTCCTGTTCGAGACCGCCGAGACCAGCATGGATGTCTGGGGCGCGTCCGACCGGCAGACCGGGACGGAGCGGATCACCGTCGTCGAGCGGCTCGGCTTCTTCGACGCGGCGATCCATATCGGCGACCGCACCGGCGTGCACGTGCGCCTCGACCTGCCCACGCATGCCGGGGTCCAGCTGCACCGGAACCACCTGTCCGTGCGGCCGCGGCGGCCCTGGACGGTGGACGGCGTCGCGCATGACACCGACACGGTGCTGGCGATCGCGCTGCCCGATCTTCTGGCGGGCCGCCGCGCGTTCACGGTCCTGTGGCGGCCGGACGAGCGGCGCGCCCTCCAGGGCGTGTTCTGGTCGGCCGGGCGGCTGATCGTGGACGTGCTCGAGGACCTACGTCCCACCTACCGCGTCTTCGAGCCGGGGCCGGGGGGATGGACCGAGCGGGCCGTCGCCGGGCTGCCCGCGCTGGGCTCCGTCCATCTCTGGCCCCTCGACGGCGATCCGGAGCGGGCGGATGGAGCCCTGCTCGCGCTGGCCCACGATCCGGTGACGCCGCCGGCGCTGCTCGCCTTCCCGCCCGCGCTCGACGCCCCGGCCGTGCTGCGTCAGGCGCCCCCGGCCTTCGAGGCGCGCGGCATCCGGGTGACGCGCCACGAGGCCCGGTCGGCGGACGGGACGCGCGTGCCCTACGTCCAGGTCGGGCCGGAGGCCGAGACCGGTGTGGCCCCCGTCTACCTGACGGCCTATGGCGGGTTCGGCCTCTCGCGCCTGCCGGATTACCAGCCTGTGCTGGGCAAGCTCTGGCTGGAGCGCGGCGGCACCTGCGTGACCGCCAACATCCGCGGCGGCGGCGAGTTCGGCACCCGCTGGCACGACGCGGGCCGGCGCGAGGGCAAGGCGCGGGCGCACGACGACTTCGCCGCGGTGGCCGCCGACCTCGTCGCCCGCGGCGTGACGCGGCCGAGGCGGATCGCGGCCGAGGGCGGCTCGAACGGGGGCCTGCTGATCGCCAACATGCTCACCCGCTACCCGGAGCGGTTCGGGGCGCTGGCCTGCACGATCCCGCTCATCGACATGCGCCGCTACACGAAGCTCCTCGCCGGCGCGAGCTGGATCGGGGAATACGGCGATCCGGACGATCCGCAGGACTGGGCGTTCCTGTCCGGCATCTCCGCCTACCACGCCGCCGAAGCGGGGCGGCCCTACCCGCCGATCCTTCTGGCCACGAGCCGCGGCGACGACCGGGTTCATCCCGGCCACGCGCGGAAGATGGCGCAGAAGCTCCGCGTCCTCGGCTGCGACGTCGCCTTCTACGAGCCCGCAACGGGCGGGCACGGCGCCGGCAAGGACAGCGAGCAGACGGCGGCGTTCAGGGCGCTGGGGCTCACCTTCCTGCGCCGCGCCATCGGATGGGAGGACCCGGTCGCGTGA